A window of Rubricoccus marinus contains these coding sequences:
- a CDS encoding FIST signal transduction protein: MHTTRWSWIPGTPVAPESEPADLVFAFGSTELISDPRAFAAVRARYPHARILGAASGGEISGDRVSDGSLVTAAVTFGTSTAEVVSVPLVPGETADETGRRLGALVAPRDPDGQPLAHVFVLADGIALNGSALARGLESALPSGTKVTGGLAADGERFERTPIWADTPLEGPGAAALALYGENLRVGSSAVGGWDTFGPRRVVTRSEGNVLYELDGRSAFDLYCEYLGPYAADLPASGLLFPLSIQVPGSDYVLVRTVLNVDREAGTITFAGDIPHGATAQLMRTSHDRLVDGAASATELAADMLGQPAELALIVSCVGRRWAMGPRIEEEVEEASSVFGAAACVGFYSYGELAPVQGNSLCELHNQTMTVTALAEA, translated from the coding sequence ATGCACACGACCCGCTGGTCCTGGATTCCCGGCACCCCGGTCGCCCCCGAGAGCGAGCCCGCCGATCTGGTCTTCGCATTCGGTTCGACCGAGCTGATCTCCGACCCGCGGGCCTTTGCTGCCGTGCGGGCCCGGTATCCCCACGCACGGATTCTGGGCGCTGCCTCGGGCGGAGAGATCTCCGGCGACCGCGTGTCCGACGGCTCTCTCGTGACGGCCGCCGTCACGTTCGGCACCTCAACGGCGGAGGTCGTCTCGGTCCCTCTGGTCCCCGGCGAGACGGCCGACGAAACGGGGCGCCGCCTGGGAGCCCTCGTGGCGCCCCGCGACCCCGACGGCCAGCCTCTGGCGCACGTGTTCGTCCTCGCGGACGGGATCGCCCTCAACGGGAGCGCTCTCGCCAGAGGCCTCGAAAGTGCGCTTCCGAGTGGGACTAAAGTGACGGGAGGACTGGCCGCCGACGGCGAGCGGTTCGAGCGCACGCCTATCTGGGCCGACACGCCGCTTGAAGGCCCCGGCGCTGCCGCGCTCGCGCTCTATGGCGAGAACCTGCGCGTCGGGTCCAGCGCGGTCGGGGGGTGGGACACCTTTGGCCCGCGCCGCGTCGTCACGCGCTCGGAAGGTAACGTCCTCTACGAACTGGATGGCCGCTCTGCCTTCGACCTCTACTGCGAGTACCTCGGCCCTTACGCTGCCGACCTCCCCGCCAGCGGCCTGCTCTTCCCGCTCTCCATCCAGGTCCCCGGATCTGATTACGTGCTCGTCCGGACGGTTCTCAACGTGGACCGGGAGGCGGGCACCATCACGTTTGCTGGCGACATCCCGCACGGGGCCACGGCCCAACTCATGCGCACCAGCCACGACCGGCTCGTGGACGGCGCCGCTTCGGCAACGGAGCTCGCCGCCGACATGCTCGGGCAACCCGCCGAGCTCGCCTTGATCGTGAGCTGCGTGGGCCGCCGGTGGGCCATGGGACCACGCATTGAAGAGGAAGTGGAGGAAGCGTCCTCTGTGTTCGGCGCAGCGGCGTGCGTGGGCTTCTACTCCTACGGAGAGCTCGCGCCCGTGCAGGGCAACTCGCTCTGCGAACTCCACAACCAGACCATGACGGTCACGGCGCTCGCCGAGGCCTGA
- a CDS encoding glycosyltransferase family 4 protein codes for MPDARGPLRIALFTGNYHHVEDGVSRTLNRLVRYLLAQSHEVLIIGPTVPDPPMEHAGTLVPVPSVSIPTRPEYQFTTGFPSDVKWKVRHWKPDVVHIATPDRLGFAALKWAEREGLPIVSSYHTHFPSYLGYYHAGALEPLLWRLARRFYNRVGEVFVPTPSMADVLREHGITAPIELWPRGVETDRFTPEARSSLWREAKGFSEDEIVITFVSRLVKEKSVDVYADVVNRLRARGLPVRGLVVGSGPEREAMEARAPDAVFTGHLGGEEIAAAYASSDIFLFPSETETFGNVTLEAMASGLPAVCADAVGSSSLVVDGETGFLCPPRDVDAFTNATARLVEDPALRQRLGAAARERALTYDWDAILGRLADRYRAAASGEAR; via the coding sequence GTGCCCGACGCCAGAGGCCCTCTCCGCATTGCCCTGTTCACGGGCAACTACCACCACGTCGAGGACGGCGTCTCGCGCACACTGAACCGCCTTGTGCGGTATTTGCTCGCGCAGAGCCATGAGGTGCTGATCATTGGGCCGACTGTCCCAGACCCGCCGATGGAGCACGCCGGGACGCTCGTGCCGGTCCCCAGCGTGTCCATCCCCACGCGACCGGAGTACCAGTTCACGACCGGCTTTCCGAGCGACGTGAAGTGGAAGGTGCGGCACTGGAAGCCCGACGTGGTCCACATCGCGACGCCCGATCGGCTGGGCTTCGCCGCGCTGAAATGGGCCGAGCGCGAGGGGCTGCCCATCGTCTCGTCCTACCACACGCACTTTCCGTCGTACCTGGGCTACTACCACGCGGGCGCGCTGGAACCCCTCCTCTGGCGCCTGGCGCGGCGGTTCTACAACCGCGTCGGGGAGGTCTTCGTCCCGACGCCGTCCATGGCGGACGTGCTGCGCGAGCACGGCATCACGGCGCCCATCGAGCTGTGGCCGCGCGGCGTCGAGACCGACCGGTTCACGCCAGAGGCCCGCTCCAGCCTCTGGCGCGAGGCCAAAGGCTTCTCGGAGGACGAGATCGTCATCACGTTCGTGAGCCGGCTGGTCAAGGAGAAAAGCGTCGACGTGTACGCCGACGTGGTCAACCGCCTGCGCGCCAGAGGCCTGCCGGTGCGGGGGCTCGTGGTGGGCTCTGGCCCAGAGCGTGAGGCGATGGAAGCGCGCGCGCCCGACGCCGTCTTTACCGGGCACCTCGGCGGGGAAGAGATCGCGGCGGCCTACGCGTCGTCCGACATATTCCTGTTCCCCAGCGAGACCGAGACGTTCGGCAACGTCACGCTGGAGGCGATGGCGAGCGGGCTGCCCGCCGTCTGCGCCGACGCGGTCGGCAGCAGCAGCCTCGTCGTGGACGGCGAGACCGGCTTTCTCTGCCCGCCCCGCGACGTGGACGCCTTTACAAACGCGACCGCACGCCTGGTAGAGGACCCCGCACTCCGCCAGCGGCTGGGTGCCGCCGCCCGTGAACGCGCGCTGACCTACGACTGGGACGCCATCCTGGGGCGCCTCGCCGACCGGTACCGCGCCGCGGCCTCTGGCGAGGCGCGGTGA
- a CDS encoding glycosyltransferase, with the protein MTVCDLTHAYHETSGGIRTYIDAKRRYILEETEHSHALVIPGETDRVTRDGRAVTVEVAAPFIAGAEPYRWFRNPRSARRALEYVAPEVIELGTYFMPTEWQPAFAVRNARRRAGKAGIVSIFTHTDFADSYAEGYVSQVLGDRVGKLTGKAAHVYVKQLINRADCAAAPSPAQAQDFHKRGLDVLLASYGVDVKTFTPQAASGAEVRAELGIPPEALFLVYAGRLDSEKRTDTMVSAVRRVNETRPAVLVMVGEGPHRDGLKEEQEAGAPIRVLPYLTSKEALARLFASADLYLTAGPYETFGLSVAEAQACGLPVVGVAGGALIERVPDGLGLLGPVDDDEAMATNILQVAECRDEMGRAGREEVVARFAWEITFRKMFGLYDAALARTA; encoded by the coding sequence ATGACCGTCTGCGACCTCACGCACGCCTACCACGAGACCAGCGGGGGCATCCGCACCTACATCGACGCGAAGCGGCGCTACATCCTGGAGGAAACGGAGCACTCGCACGCGCTCGTCATTCCGGGAGAAACGGACCGCGTGACGCGCGACGGGCGGGCAGTCACCGTAGAAGTGGCGGCGCCGTTTATCGCGGGCGCCGAACCGTACCGGTGGTTCCGCAACCCCCGCAGCGCGCGTAGAGCGCTGGAATACGTCGCGCCAGAGGTGATCGAGCTGGGCACCTACTTCATGCCGACTGAGTGGCAGCCCGCGTTCGCGGTCCGCAACGCGAGGCGCCGCGCAGGGAAAGCGGGCATCGTCTCCATCTTTACCCACACCGACTTTGCGGACTCCTACGCCGAGGGCTACGTCTCGCAGGTGCTCGGCGACCGGGTGGGAAAGCTGACCGGCAAAGCGGCGCACGTCTACGTCAAGCAGCTCATCAACCGCGCCGATTGCGCGGCGGCGCCCTCCCCTGCTCAGGCCCAGGACTTCCACAAGCGCGGCCTAGATGTGCTCCTGGCCAGCTACGGCGTGGATGTCAAGACGTTCACGCCCCAGGCCGCCTCTGGCGCCGAGGTCCGCGCCGAACTCGGCATCCCGCCAGAGGCCCTCTTCCTCGTCTACGCCGGCCGGCTGGACTCGGAAAAGCGTACGGACACGATGGTGAGCGCGGTTCGGCGCGTCAATGAGACGCGCCCGGCCGTTCTGGTGATGGTGGGCGAAGGCCCGCACCGCGATGGCCTCAAAGAGGAACAGGAAGCGGGCGCGCCTATCCGTGTCCTCCCCTATCTCACGAGCAAAGAAGCGCTGGCTCGCCTGTTCGCCTCGGCCGACCTCTATCTCACCGCCGGGCCGTACGAGACGTTCGGCCTCTCGGTCGCCGAGGCGCAGGCCTGTGGCCTCCCGGTCGTCGGCGTCGCCGGCGGCGCGCTGATCGAGCGCGTGCCCGACGGCCTCGGCCTCCTCGGCCCCGTTGACGACGACGAGGCGATGGCCACCAACATCCTCCAGGTCGCCGAGTGCCGCGACGAGATGGGCCGCGCCGGACGCGAGGAGGTCGTCGCGCGTTTCGCGTGGGAGATCACCTTCCGCAAGATGTTCGGCCTCTACGACGCCGCGCTCGCCCGCACGGCGTAG
- a CDS encoding DUF2911 domain-containing protein, which produces MTKLTLLFALLFAASAVQAQDHDMAGGHDGAEHAMHQNMPPMRANDSARPSPNAGVMQTIGTTTVMVHYSRPSAKGRTIFASSDDALVPLGKVWRTGANEATAVSFSGDVMIGGETLPAGTYGLFTIPGESEWTIIFNNVAEQWGSMGYDEAEDALRVMAAPISGGPAQEQFEISFENVTAEGGVMVLAWDDVRVPVSISVAG; this is translated from the coding sequence ATGACCAAACTGACACTCCTCTTCGCGCTCCTCTTCGCGGCTTCGGCCGTCCAGGCTCAGGACCATGACATGGCCGGAGGCCACGATGGCGCCGAGCACGCGATGCACCAGAACATGCCGCCCATGCGCGCCAACGATTCGGCGCGCCCGAGCCCCAACGCTGGCGTCATGCAGACCATCGGCACCACGACCGTGATGGTGCATTACAGCCGCCCATCCGCCAAGGGCCGCACCATCTTCGCGAGCAGCGACGACGCGCTCGTCCCGCTTGGCAAGGTCTGGCGGACCGGAGCCAACGAGGCGACGGCGGTTTCCTTCTCTGGTGACGTGATGATCGGCGGCGAAACGCTCCCAGCCGGCACCTACGGCCTGTTCACCATCCCCGGCGAAAGCGAGTGGACCATCATCTTCAACAACGTCGCCGAGCAGTGGGGCTCGATGGGCTACGATGAGGCTGAGGACGCGCTCCGCGTGATGGCAGCGCCCATCTCCGGCGGACCGGCGCAGGAGCAGTTCGAGATCTCCTTCGAGAACGTCACCGCAGAAGGCGGCGTGATGGTCCTCGCATGGGACGATGTCCGCGTGCCCGTTTCCATCTCCGTCGCAGGCTAG
- a CDS encoding aldo/keto reductase, with the protein MPRHLSIHGVVVPTLGLGTYKLRGSDAETAVRNALDIGYRHIDTAQMYGNEEEVGRGLKASGVARDDVFVTTKVWRDDLDAAGVHRVADESLRKLDTDYVDLLLMHWPNADIPLEETIRALADVRDAGKARLIGVSNTPSEMLERALEIEPTLACDQVEYHPFLSQDTLLEAVRARGLFLTAYSPIAQGAVVEDATLQAIGDAHGATPVQVTLAWLIQQDRVAAVPKATSRAHIEANFAALDLTLSADEVAQIDALARSQRLVQPGFAPDWDA; encoded by the coding sequence ATGCCTCGCCACCTTTCCATCCACGGCGTCGTCGTCCCCACGCTCGGACTCGGCACGTACAAGCTCCGCGGCAGCGATGCCGAAACCGCCGTCCGCAATGCCCTCGATATCGGCTACCGTCACATCGATACCGCGCAGATGTACGGCAACGAGGAAGAGGTCGGGCGCGGGCTGAAGGCCTCTGGCGTCGCGCGCGATGACGTGTTCGTCACGACGAAGGTGTGGCGCGACGACCTAGATGCGGCCGGCGTGCACCGCGTGGCGGACGAAAGCCTCCGCAAGCTGGACACGGACTACGTGGACCTGCTCCTTATGCACTGGCCGAACGCCGACATCCCACTGGAGGAAACGATCCGCGCGCTTGCCGACGTGCGCGACGCGGGGAAAGCACGGCTGATCGGTGTGAGCAACACACCCAGCGAGATGCTGGAACGCGCGCTGGAGATCGAGCCGACGCTGGCGTGTGACCAAGTGGAGTATCACCCCTTCCTGTCCCAGGACACGCTTTTAGAGGCCGTCCGCGCCAGAGGCCTGTTCCTGACGGCGTACAGCCCCATCGCGCAGGGAGCCGTCGTGGAAGACGCGACGCTCCAGGCCATCGGGGACGCGCACGGCGCGACGCCGGTGCAGGTCACGCTCGCGTGGCTGATCCAGCAGGACCGCGTGGCGGCGGTGCCCAAGGCCACCTCTCGCGCGCACATCGAGGCCAACTTCGCCGCGTTGGACCTCACGCTCTCGGCCGACGAAGTCGCGCAGATCGATGCGCTCGCTCGTTCGCAGCGGCTCGTGCAGCCCGGGTTCGCGCCAGACTGGGACGCCTGA
- a CDS encoding glucose-6-phosphate isomerase — protein MRLSLDRSRALPFLTDRDALDGAVLDAHGKVLTGGTRSPEMLGWRQMLLEPDDALIESVQNVASEIRERADVLVCVGIGGSYLGAEAVNQALAPYFGADSPEVIFAGHHLSPAYHEQLLAYLEGKSVYVNVISKSGTTLEPAMAFRFLRRFLEERFDDADRRVIATTDKSSGVLRGLADEKGYRTYVVPDDVGGRFSVLTPVGLLPIAAAGHDIRSLFYGAVGAARGLTDAGADHPALAYAGDRFAFHEAGYSVELMSVMEAKLRGLGYWWQQLYGESEGKEGKGLFPVTLQYTTDLHSVGQYVQEGKRLFVESFLRLDDEKAGLTLDEEPDNPDQLNDLAGTPYGAANKAAWEGTAEAHREGDVPSWTWTLPRIDADALGEAIYTFEHAVAVSGTMLGVDPFNQPGVEAYKKKMFRLLGRD, from the coding sequence ATGCGCCTTTCCCTCGACCGCTCCCGCGCCCTCCCCTTTCTCACCGACCGCGACGCGCTCGACGGCGCCGTGCTGGACGCCCACGGCAAGGTGCTCACCGGCGGCACGCGCAGCCCCGAGATGCTCGGCTGGCGCCAGATGCTCCTTGAGCCCGACGACGCGCTGATCGAATCCGTGCAGAACGTCGCGAGCGAGATCCGCGAGCGCGCGGACGTGCTCGTGTGCGTCGGCATCGGCGGCTCGTACCTCGGCGCCGAGGCCGTGAACCAGGCCCTCGCGCCGTACTTCGGAGCAGATAGTCCCGAGGTCATCTTCGCCGGCCACCACCTCTCGCCCGCCTACCACGAGCAGCTTCTGGCGTACTTGGAGGGCAAGAGCGTGTACGTCAACGTGATCTCGAAGTCCGGGACCACGCTGGAGCCCGCGATGGCTTTCCGCTTCCTCCGCCGCTTTCTCGAAGAGCGCTTCGACGACGCCGACCGCCGCGTGATCGCGACGACCGACAAGTCCTCTGGCGTCCTCCGTGGGCTCGCCGACGAGAAAGGCTACCGGACTTACGTCGTGCCGGATGACGTCGGCGGCCGGTTCTCGGTCCTCACGCCCGTCGGCTTGCTCCCCATCGCCGCGGCCGGTCACGACATCCGCTCGCTGTTTTACGGCGCCGTCGGTGCCGCCAGAGGCCTGACGGATGCGGGCGCGGACCACCCGGCGCTGGCGTACGCGGGCGACCGGTTCGCTTTCCACGAGGCCGGCTACAGCGTCGAGCTCATGTCCGTCATGGAAGCCAAGTTGCGCGGGCTGGGCTACTGGTGGCAGCAGCTCTACGGCGAGAGCGAGGGCAAGGAAGGCAAAGGCCTCTTCCCCGTTACGCTCCAGTACACGACCGACCTCCACTCAGTCGGCCAGTACGTGCAAGAAGGCAAGCGCCTGTTCGTGGAAAGCTTCTTGCGCCTGGACGACGAGAAGGCAGGCCTGACGCTGGACGAGGAGCCCGATAACCCAGACCAACTCAACGACCTCGCCGGCACGCCTTACGGCGCTGCGAACAAAGCCGCCTGGGAAGGCACCGCCGAAGCCCACCGCGAGGGCGACGTGCCCAGCTGGACGTGGACACTCCCCCGCATCGACGCCGACGCTCTCGGCGAAGCGATCTACACCTTCGAGCACGCCGTCGCCGTCAGCGGCACGATGCTGGGCGTCGATCCCTTCAACCAGCCGGGCGTAGAGGCGTACAAGAAGAAGATGTTTCGCTTGCTCGGGCGCGATTAG
- a CDS encoding universal stress protein, protein MTKRILVVLDTDDDTPVALDTAIDIARRYDGEITCVALVDTDAINADSAGGGIGSMYYAEKLRGQLKEETRATAKTLLDQFTQKLDQAGVRHTGDHVAEGARVQSLVEDMKTHDLLVAGRESHFYYAEPQKRTHTLAKVVEQSAAATLVIEKVIPNVRKVLIAYDGETAAARTLQKFAHLSPFGTDLAVEIVHLRADTAEARRASDAMMTHAADFLRAYGYTDLTTTGLEGGSPSERIGAYAEASGADLLVAGAYSTKGIKSFFFGTTAVKLLNETTIPLFLYS, encoded by the coding sequence ATGACCAAGCGCATACTCGTCGTCCTCGATACCGATGACGACACGCCCGTCGCTCTCGACACCGCCATCGACATCGCTCGCCGCTACGACGGCGAGATCACCTGCGTCGCCCTCGTCGACACCGACGCCATCAACGCCGATTCGGCGGGAGGTGGCATCGGCTCCATGTACTACGCCGAGAAATTACGGGGTCAGCTCAAGGAAGAGACCCGCGCAACGGCTAAGACTCTGTTGGATCAGTTCACCCAGAAGCTGGACCAGGCCGGTGTGCGCCACACGGGAGACCACGTCGCGGAAGGCGCCCGGGTTCAGAGCCTCGTGGAGGACATGAAAACCCACGACCTGCTGGTGGCAGGCCGCGAAAGCCATTTCTACTACGCCGAGCCCCAGAAGAGAACGCACACCCTCGCGAAAGTGGTGGAGCAATCCGCCGCCGCCACGCTCGTCATCGAGAAGGTTATCCCCAATGTGCGTAAGGTGTTGATCGCCTACGACGGCGAGACCGCTGCAGCACGGACGCTCCAGAAGTTTGCTCACCTCTCCCCGTTCGGGACGGACCTCGCGGTGGAGATCGTCCACCTCCGCGCCGACACGGCAGAGGCCCGCCGCGCGAGCGACGCGATGATGACCCACGCCGCGGACTTCCTCCGCGCCTACGGCTACACGGACCTCACGACGACCGGTCTGGAAGGCGGCTCCCCATCCGAGCGTATCGGCGCCTACGCCGAGGCCTCTGGCGCAGACCTGCTGGTGGCCGGTGCGTACTCCACCAAGGGCATCAAGAGCTTCTTTTTCGGCACCACGGCCGTCAAGCTGCTCAACGAGACCACGATCCCGCTCTTCCTCTACAGCTAG